From the genome of Nicotiana tabacum cultivar K326 chromosome 17, ASM71507v2, whole genome shotgun sequence:
GTTTCAGAAGGAAATAAATGGCTCACAAGAAATTGAAAGAACCATATCATATTAAAAAAGCAATCAATTTTATTAAAATAGTAGAAAGGAAAACaataaaagaattaaatttgTACTTCTTTCTTTGTCTATCTAGTTCAAGAAGGGGTGCTTGATTGATTGATTCTACATTTCTATATAACTCATTCAACTTAATTACAGTTATTCAAGCCCTTCTAATTTGATGGAACCTAAGTGATGTGAAAGGGGGAAACGGAACAAATCTCTGCTCTTAAACTTTAAAGCCATTACTGAACGACAGTTATACACAAAAGATCCGACGAGACTAATTAAGCTTTCAGAAAAGACAGCCTAGTGCACGAAGCATCCCGTATTCACACAGGGCCGCACCCAAGGTGTATGATGTTAGGCAGCATACTCTGATGCAAGCAAAGCATCACTGGCTGATTCCACGGCTTGAACTcgtaacctataggtcacacgaagACAACTTTACCGTGGCTCCAAAGCCACCTTCATTAATTAAACTTTCAGTAATGTAAAATCTAAAGAAGGGTTATTACATTAAGAAGCATAAATTGGATGATGGAAAGTtactcttctttcaaaaattgttCAGTTTGCAATCAAAATAGTACTCGCATATTATAATCCAAGAGTGAATTATCAAAAGATACCATGATTAGTTTCAAATGCACAAAACTTAAAGACTACTAACCTCTTCAATTTTCAGGATGGCCAACAATCTTCATGTTTTTTTATGTTGTGTGTTTCTTTTCTATTTCCTTAAGACAAGTAAGCCAGAGAAAGTCCTATGATTATCAGGTTTTTGTCCTGTGCCAAGTCATAACTAAAATGACATAATAATTTACCTCCTTTTTTTCCATTACTTTGACCAAAAAGACATCAATTCCGAAGCTCAATTGCTCTAGACACTGTATCACTTCTGTTCCTTACTGAGACAGACATTTGGCCTGCAGACTTTCCTTTTTGTTTCTCTAATGCCATTTCCTTCTAACCATGGCAATATGCTTTCAACAATATTTCATTGTCCCAATCGTCTTCTCCAAATGCATAAAATTCCTTAATCAATCAAACTCGTTAAGGCCTATGATGAGCTACCTCAGTCAAGGTTGCTTTTAGAGATAAAAACAATACCAGAGACTATCTTTCATCTGGACTCTTTGCTTGTCCCAGGCATGAAAACATCATCCTGGCATCGGTCTTCTAAACTTTCACCATGAACAAGTTATTTTTATTTCCGAGGACAAAAACTTCACTTTCAAAAACCCGAGTAAATTCCTTTCTACATCTTCCAGCAGTAAAATACAGTTTGCTATAAGCCTGACATCACCAAGACTATAAATCTGATCAAGACTACTTCTTCAGGTTAGCAGTTAGCAATATAATAGCGGAAAAGATCGTACAGTTCTAGGATCATGGATCAAGTCTCAATCCCCGCCATTGATTTCAGTGTATTCCAGGCTGGTCACAATCATCTTCAAGAGTGTGTGAGAGATGAATTGGTCAACAACGGAGTAATAGATCCTTTGTTTGAATtggatagtgaggatcttgactCTCTTTACTCTGTGTTTGACCTGAAATATCAAGAGAATACATCAGACAAACATGTTCAACTATCGGAAGATCAGCAACAGAACATCTCAGGTTATTGCACTCAAAGTGATGACTCTTCTTCCAACACGGACTTTCCCCTGCAGCCTGTCCAAATTCAGTCCACCTTTGAAGCATCTAATAGGATTCAGCCTCAAGTGCCAAGGCTTGGCAATTTCCATGGAGAGAAAACAAATCCCATTTCTTCGGCATCGTTGGAGCTGTTGAACAATTGTGGGAGATTGTTCAAGAAATCAAGCGAGGAAAATTTGAGCAATGTACACATCAACGAGGCTCATGTAGGTAACATCCCTAAGTTGTCAACAGAAGAAATCTTGCGAGTTGCTGGAGAAAGATATATCCAGTACTCCACCCAAAGAGTAGATGGTCTTTCTATGTTTATACATCCTTATGCTTCTGCACTTTCGGGCCTTTCCATAGAGCAAACGAGGGACATGGAACTCGTTCACCTCCTTCTAGCTGCTGCAGAAGAAGTGGATCAGCAGCAATTTCATCTGGCTAGCCAATCCATTGCACGTTGCCTGTGGAAGGCATCCGTCACAGGTAATGTTGAGCTGTGTGTGATCATTTCGTTTAAAAGATTAAGTTATTAGAGAAGgtacacttttatttacttaagtaTTATGTCTTCAACACGCCTCCTCATGTGCGGGTCTGATTCTTTTTCATGGGCCAAGTACATGAGAATTTTTTTTACAATGGGTGGCCGCGAGACTTGAACCCAAGACTTGCTCTGAACCATGTTGAACTGAGAAAGTACACTTTTATTTACTCAATTATATATTCAACAGGTAATCCAATCCAGAGGCTTTGTTTCTATTTTGGTGAAGCTTTACAAGAAAGGATTGATCGAGAAACAGGAAGGTCCCCAAGTTTTGAACGAAAATTAAGGGTTTTAAGCACTCTGGCATTAGGTACCACACCTGAAGCCTTAACCTGCCACACAGAAATTCCATTCAGCCAAGTAATGCAGTTCGCAGGAGTTCAAGCAATAATTGAAAATGTTAAAGGTGCAACCAAGATCCATTTGGTTGATTTTAATATCAGAACTGGAATTCAGTGTACAGGCTTGATGCAAGCTCTTGCAGAACAATGTGACCGTCCAATTGAGCTTCTGAAAATAACTGCCATTGGACaccaagaaaaagagaaaatcgaAGAAACAGGCAAGAGATTACAAAATTTTGCCAATTCCTTGAATCTGCCCTTTTCATTCGATATAGTCTTTATGTCTGACATGAAAGATCTTAGGGCAGAATCAGTAAACGTTAAAGCAGATGAAACTGTGGCTGTCTATTGTAACACTGTACTAAGGACAATGATCTGCAGGCCAGAGTATATGGATAACACGATCCGAGTAATCAGAGGACTCAGACCATCTGTAGTTGCTGTCTGTGAGGTGGAAGCAAACCATAACTCACCTTCATTTTTGAACCGTTTTGTGGAGGCACTTTTCTTTTATGGTGTGCTTTTTGATTGCTTTGAGGACTGCATGGATAGAGACAATTTGGTTAGAAAGAGGATTGAGGTATTTCATATTGGTGAAGGTATCCGGAATATGGTTGCAGCTGAGGGTGCAGAAAGGTTCACACGGAATATGAAGCTTGATGTATGGAGAGCATACTTTGCAAGGTTTGGAATGGTTGAAATGGAACTCAGTGAGTCATCTTGGTATCAAGCAAATCTGATTCTCAAGCAGTTTTCCCAAGGCAGTTCCTGCAATGTTCAAAATGATGGGAAGGCCCTCCTTGTAGGATGGAAAGGAACAGCCATTGAATCTGTTTCTATTTGGAAGTTCTTGTAAAGACCACTAAAAAGGGTAGCTTAGAGTCATTGTAGCTAGGCAGAAAATGCAAGTAGCACATATCGAGGATAAAACGAGAAATAGCCGCTTGAGATGGTTAGGTTATGTCCTGTGTCGATCTCGTGCATTAGTCAGTAGGTGTTCAATAGTGACGAGTAAAAGTGACAAAACATGACGAggtagacctaaaatcacatgGAAGGAAATTGTCCCTAAAGACTTACAATCTCTTGGAATCCATGTAGACCTAGCGAAAAATAGGGCACAATGGAAGAAAAAGATCAACATAGATAACACCAATTAATTGGGAATATGTTTTGATCAATTAGTACGTTTTGTTTAGGTCCTATGTTTTCAAAAATTCTTTTAGTCCTGCTGAAGATTTATATGAGAAAAAAATAGagaacttttttattttttgtttatttcgtATAATATTGATATGAGATGAGCTTAAATGGAGTGATATGGTGAGTGATGATTTACATAGTTGACCCCAACTTGCTTGCGATTGAgatgtagttgttgttgttatgttacTTTAGCTGGCATCATCTTGGGCATCTCCATGACTCTTCAAACAGCTATCGATTTGCCATGCAACCCAAATCTACCATGGGCAGAATGCTTTTTTTGTTTCTCAACTTCTTTTTAATCAAAGTGAAAGAATCAGTTAGTGAACATCATAACCGTCACATGAAAACAAAGAGTCCAAGATAGATGCCATTCAGCCTTGCAATATTTTGTTACAGACAGCTTCTAGGGCGACCTTCTTAATTTCATGAGCAGGTTCTTGTCTACATTTACTATAAAATGCTGGTATTCTGATAATTCCTTCATGTTCTCTAACAGTAATTTGAGAAACCCCTCAAGTATACTCAGTAATAACATACTCATTTCTTGCTTAACTAATGACTACCTGACAAAAATAAAGCACGTCCACTAGTAAGTGATGAATTTCTTATTCTCGAATGCCAATTCTTATTGACATCCATTGTCCTGCCAGTCCTTTCAACAAAATCCAGCTATATTTCATCACCTCATTAACAGAGGTTAACATCCAACAGGTCAGTAGATCATATTATATTTGGTAGTTTGTGCATAGATTGTCACTAACAAATCGATGCTTAAAGTTTTGTACTCAAATTTTAACGTTCAACAGCTAGCCTGCAGACCTTTCTAATTATAAAAGATTGGACTGCATTCAGGCCTGAGCCTTATAGTAAATAGGACAAGCATTAATCAGATTAGGAGGCAAGTTATGATTAGCCGAAGCTCTGAGATTAGGTTAAGCAAAGGGCAAAAGGAGGCACGAAATAAATGAGAATAAACGAAGAAATGCTTAAAAGTACCAATTTTGTGCTGGTCCTACTTCCAGTGAAAGAAAAAATTTATCAAGGAAAATGTGACTTATAACAATATATCAATCAGTTTACAATCTTACATTAAGTAAAGCTAAGGCCGGGAGCTTTGAGTGCATTTTGCTCATCCATCACTCGCCTCACAACCTCAGAATCAACATACCTGCCCATACCTGCAAGGATATTCGAAAGAAGCACATAATCACCACCGTATTTGTTTTCCATCTCCATGATCTTCTGCATAACTCTTTCTCCCATATCTGCATTATCATGAAAACTACAAGCTCCCAATAGTGTTCTCCAAATCACAACATTAGACATAGCATTAGGTATCTCCAAAGCTATTTCTTCTGCTTCTACTAACCTACCTTCTCTGCCTAACATGTCTATCAAGCTGCCATAATGCTTAATGTCTGGTTGAATCCCAAACTCATCAACCATCTTCCTGAAAAACTCGAGCCCCTCATCCACTAAACTTCCATGACTGCAAGCATTGAGCATGCTCAAAAACGTTATGCGATTCGGTTCAACACCTGCATCCACCATCATCTGATAACTATCCGAAGCTTCTTTTGCCATCCCATGTATTGCATATCCTGATATTATCGACGTCCATGACACCAAATTCCTTCTTTCATCTATTATATCCTCAAAAACTCTCACAGCATCGTCTATGCTTCCACATTTAGCATAAGCATCTACAAGCGAATTCATAACACGGATATCAAAAGCATTAATACCACTTTTCTCCCCGTAAGCGTGAACCATTTGGCAACACTCTAGACACCTAACATTCCAAATAGCGGGGAAAATCGCCAAAAGACTCACTTCACTCGGTTTAATCCCCTCGACCACAACCATCTCGCGAAACAAAGTCAAAGCCTCATTAAACCGACCCATCCGCGTATACCCATCAATGAGACCCGTCCAAGAAATGACATTCTTCTCCGGCATTGCATCGAACACCGCCCGAGCAACCTTAACATCACCCCATTTAACAGAACCACTGATCAAAGCATTCCAAGTCACAGAATTTCTGACAGGCATTTTATCGAACACCTTCTTCGCTTCCCTAACTAACCCACATTCACCATACATATTAACCAAGGCAGTTTGCACATAAACATGCGATTCAAATCCATCCTTCAAGCTCAAACAATGAAGCTGTTTTCCAATACAAAACTGTTCTAAATTGGCAGATGCTTTGATCAAGAATAAATATGTAAAGCTATCAAAAAAGATAACTTTTTGATACTGGAATCGGAGTTTCTGGAAAAGAAAAAAGGCTTCTTGTGGTAAAATGCCAAGAGAGTAATGG
Proteins encoded in this window:
- the LOC142171485 gene encoding DELLA protein RGL1-like encodes the protein MDQVSIPAIDFSVFQAGHNHLQECVRDELVNNGVIDPLFELDSEDLDSLYSVFDLKYQENTSDKHVQLSEDQQQNISGYCTQSDDSSSNTDFPLQPVQIQSTFEASNRIQPQVPRLGNFHGEKTNPISSASLELLNNCGRLFKKSSEENLSNVHINEAHVGNIPKLSTEEILRVAGERYIQYSTQRVDGLSMFIHPYASALSGLSIEQTRDMELVHLLLAAAEEVDQQQFHLASQSIARCLWKASVTGNPIQRLCFYFGEALQERIDRETGRSPSFERKLRVLSTLALGTTPEALTCHTEIPFSQVMQFAGVQAIIENVKGATKIHLVDFNIRTGIQCTGLMQALAEQCDRPIELLKITAIGHQEKEKIEETGKRLQNFANSLNLPFSFDIVFMSDMKDLRAESVNVKADETVAVYCNTVLRTMICRPEYMDNTIRVIRGLRPSVVAVCEVEANHNSPSFLNRFVEALFFYGVLFDCFEDCMDRDNLVRKRIEVFHIGEGIRNMVAAEGAERFTRNMKLDVWRAYFARFGMVEMELSESSWYQANLILKQFSQGSSCNVQNDGKALLVGWKGTAIESVSIWKFL
- the LOC107799105 gene encoding pentatricopeptide repeat-containing protein At1g09220, mitochondrial, which gives rise to MGRDVNHLLNLVKRHQNYRRAIQQIHTQLIFTTAENAFNPSSIPIILTLWNSVIRHYSLGILPQEAFFLFQKLRFQYQKVIFFDSFTYLFLIKASANLEQFCIGKQLHCLSLKDGFESHVYVQTALVNMYGECGLVREAKKVFDKMPVRNSVTWNALISGSVKWGDVKVARAVFDAMPEKNVISWTGLIDGYTRMGRFNEALTLFREMVVVEGIKPSEVSLLAIFPAIWNVRCLECCQMVHAYGEKSGINAFDIRVMNSLVDAYAKCGSIDDAVRVFEDIIDERRNLVSWTSIISGYAIHGMAKEASDSYQMMVDAGVEPNRITFLSMLNACSHGSLVDEGLEFFRKMVDEFGIQPDIKHYGSLIDMLGREGRLVEAEEIALEIPNAMSNVVIWRTLLGACSFHDNADMGERVMQKIMEMENKYGGDYVLLSNILAGMGRYVDSEVVRRVMDEQNALKAPGLSFT